Proteins encoded in a region of the Carassius gibelio isolate Cgi1373 ecotype wild population from Czech Republic chromosome B5, carGib1.2-hapl.c, whole genome shotgun sequence genome:
- the LOC127957736 gene encoding cystatin-A-like translates to MSNFGGWSHIKLFDPEVKKICLELRPEMEKKIGTVFKIFFPVVYSSQLVAGTNYMFKVLVDADGDGVCVHALIFQPLPCTGNKPNMTEFQYPKSVDDPLIPLEHLQK, encoded by the exons ATGTCAAACTTTGGAGGCTGGAGCCACATTAAACTGTTCGATCCAGAGGTGAAAAAGATTTGTTTAGAG ctgaggccagagatggagaagaagatTGGAACTGTTTTTAAGATTTTCTTTCCTGTGGTCTATTCTTCTCAACTTGTGGCAGGAACAAATTACATGTTCAAG gtgctGGTTGATGCAGATGGGGATGGAGTGTGTGTTCACGCGTTGATATTTCAGCCTCTTCCCTGTACTGGAAATAAACCGAATATGACTGAATTCCAGTACCCCAAATCCGTTGATGACCCGCTGATTCCTCTTGAACACTTACAGAAATAG